In a single window of the Flavobacterium sp. W4I14 genome:
- a CDS encoding heterodisulfide reductase subunit D (product_source=KO:K08264; cog=COG0247; ko=KO:K08264; pfam=PF02754; superfamily=53681), which yields MEFKVPTMAELMAAGEEPEILFWVGCAGSYDERAQKITRDICKILHHVGIKYAVLGTEESCTGDPAKRAGNEFLFQMQAMTNIEVLNAYNIKKIVTGCPHCFNTIKNEYPGLGGTYEVIHHTQLIQDLINEGKLKAEGGESFKGKKITYHDPCYLGRGNGIYEAPRKALEVLDAQLVEMKRCKSNGLCCGAGGAQMFKEPEKGNKDINVERIDEALQTNPQVIAAGCPFCMTMLSDGIKLKDKEQEVKVLDIAEITARANGL from the coding sequence ATGGAATTTAAAGTCCCTACAATGGCCGAGTTGATGGCCGCAGGTGAAGAACCGGAAATATTATTTTGGGTTGGCTGTGCTGGAAGTTACGATGAAAGAGCGCAGAAAATTACCCGCGACATTTGCAAGATCTTACATCATGTAGGTATAAAATATGCTGTTTTAGGAACAGAAGAGAGCTGCACCGGAGATCCTGCTAAAAGAGCTGGTAACGAGTTTCTTTTCCAGATGCAGGCCATGACCAATATTGAGGTATTGAATGCTTACAACATCAAAAAAATTGTAACAGGCTGTCCACATTGCTTCAATACCATTAAAAATGAATATCCGGGTTTAGGCGGCACTTACGAAGTGATTCACCATACGCAATTGATACAGGATCTGATTAACGAGGGCAAATTAAAAGCTGAAGGTGGCGAAAGTTTCAAAGGTAAAAAAATCACCTATCACGATCCATGTTATTTGGGCCGTGGAAATGGAATTTACGAAGCGCCTAGAAAAGCCCTGGAGGTACTTGATGCACAGCTGGTAGAAATGAAACGTTGCAAAAGCAACGGCTTATGCTGTGGTGCTGGAGGCGCACAGATGTTTAAAGAACCAGAAAAGGGAAATAAAGATATCAATGTAGAACGCATTGATGAGGCTTTACAAACCAATCCGCAGGTTATTGCAGCAGGTTGCCCATTCTGTATGACCATGCTAAGCGACGGTATTAAACTAAAAGATAAGGAACAGGAAGTTAAGGTATTGGATATTGCTGAAATTACAGCAAGGGCAAACGGCCTATAA
- a CDS encoding putative Zn-dependent protease (product_source=COG0312; cog=COG0312; pfam=PF19289,PF19290; superfamily=111283), whose protein sequence is MPILTKAEAKALLTKVLSYSKAEQCEVNLNCSDSGNIRYARNSVSTSGGISANSLVVSSAFGKKLGTATINEFDDTSLEKVVRRAEELAQLAPENPEFMPFLGPQEYGADSPTFSPATAAVTPKDRADAVQASLKQAIDSKLNAAGFLSNSIGCSAMMNSKGLFAYNTSTDVAFNITVRTDDGKGSGYATRGYNDFSKLNAKADTAIAAKKAMSSVTAKAIEPGKYTVILEPTAVAVMLENLFFSMDARQADEGRSFMSKTGGKTKLGEQLVDERVNIYSDPWNPELPTATWSGDGRPQQKVNWIEKGVVKNLYSSRYWAQKTGIKAIPFPGGAIMKGGTKTLEELIKGTEKGILVTRLWYIRTVDPQTLLLTGLTRDGTFYIENGEIKFPVKNFRFNESPIIMLNNLDEIGIAERTVSAESEANYLLPPLRIRDFTFTSLSDAV, encoded by the coding sequence ATGCCAATCTTAACAAAAGCAGAAGCAAAGGCACTTTTAACTAAAGTGCTTTCTTACTCTAAAGCAGAACAATGTGAAGTAAACCTAAATTGCTCAGATAGCGGTAATATAAGGTACGCCCGAAATTCGGTATCAACCAGTGGGGGAATAAGTGCGAACAGCCTGGTAGTCAGTTCTGCCTTCGGAAAAAAACTGGGTACGGCCACTATAAATGAATTTGATGATACCTCATTGGAAAAAGTAGTGCGCAGGGCAGAAGAACTTGCTCAGCTGGCACCCGAAAATCCGGAATTTATGCCTTTTCTCGGTCCGCAGGAGTATGGTGCCGATTCGCCAACGTTTTCTCCGGCTACTGCAGCCGTTACCCCGAAAGACAGAGCCGATGCAGTACAGGCCAGTTTAAAACAGGCTATAGACAGTAAGTTGAATGCTGCAGGGTTTTTATCCAACAGTATAGGCTGTTCAGCAATGATGAACAGTAAAGGTTTGTTTGCCTACAATACTTCAACTGATGTAGCTTTTAATATTACTGTAAGAACTGATGATGGTAAAGGATCTGGTTATGCCACAAGGGGATACAATGATTTTAGTAAACTCAATGCAAAAGCCGATACAGCTATCGCAGCCAAAAAGGCCATGTCGTCGGTAACGGCAAAAGCCATTGAGCCAGGAAAATATACCGTTATTTTAGAACCAACTGCGGTAGCGGTGATGCTGGAAAACCTATTCTTCTCGATGGATGCCAGACAGGCCGATGAAGGACGGAGCTTTATGAGCAAAACCGGAGGTAAGACAAAATTGGGAGAGCAGCTGGTGGATGAAAGGGTAAATATTTATTCAGACCCATGGAATCCTGAACTGCCAACTGCAACTTGGTCTGGAGATGGAAGGCCACAGCAGAAAGTAAACTGGATAGAAAAAGGGGTAGTTAAAAATTTATACAGCTCGAGATACTGGGCGCAAAAAACCGGGATTAAAGCAATTCCCTTCCCAGGTGGCGCCATTATGAAGGGCGGAACAAAAACGCTGGAAGAGCTGATCAAAGGAACAGAAAAAGGTATATTGGTTACACGTTTATGGTACATCCGCACGGTAGATCCACAAACGCTTTTGCTGACAGGGTTGACCAGGGATGGTACTTTTTACATTGAAAACGGGGAAATTAAGTTTCCAGTCAAAAATTTCCGTTTCAATGAAAGTCCAATTATTATGTTGAATAATCTGGATGAAATCGGAATAGCCGAAAGAACAGTTAGTGCCGAATCGGAAGCCAACTATCTTTTACCTCCGTTAAGAATAAGAGATTTTACTTTCACCTCTTTATCTGACGCGGTATAG
- a CDS encoding TldD protein (product_source=KO:K03568; cath_funfam=3.30.2290.10; cog=COG0312; ko=KO:K03568; pfam=PF01523,PF19289; superfamily=111283; transmembrane_helix_parts=Inside_1_6,TMhelix_7_26,Outside_27_545), with protein MKRRNFIYLTGVGAAAAMLPAIPVFGKEISPEQALTYIDPAAKKILSDVALNAARSKGATYTDVRVGRYLNQYVVTREDKVENIVNTESYGIGIRVISNGSWGFAATDKMDKDSIAKAAELAVTIAKENARLLREPVKLAPQKGYGEVSWKAPIEKNTFEVPVKEKVDLLLAVNDAAMKGGADYINSILFAVNEQKYFASTDGSYIDQDIHRIWPTFFITKIDKATGKFETRNALSAPTGKGYEYLDARPQDKIQTASGTLYKGRYDMLEDATQGARQLGEKMKAKSVEPGKYDLVLDPSHLWLTIHESCGHPTELDRVLGYEANYAGTSFLTLDKWESKKFNYGSKEVNITADKTEVGSLGAVGYDDEGVKCGKWDVIKDGILVNYQAIRDQAHILGLNASQGCCYADNWSSVQFQRMANISLQPGKAKLSIADQIKNVEKGIYIVGDGSFSIDQQRYNFQFGGQLYYEIKDGKIAGMLKDVAYQANTQEFWNSCVAICDESDYRLGGSFFDGKGQPGQVSAVSHGSATTRFNKVNVINTARKI; from the coding sequence TTGAAACGTAGAAACTTTATTTATTTAACTGGCGTAGGGGCTGCTGCGGCTATGCTTCCTGCTATTCCAGTTTTTGGGAAAGAGATTTCCCCCGAGCAAGCCTTAACGTATATCGATCCGGCGGCTAAAAAAATCTTGTCTGATGTAGCCCTAAATGCGGCACGCTCAAAAGGCGCAACTTATACTGATGTGCGTGTGGGTAGGTACCTTAACCAATACGTAGTTACACGCGAGGATAAAGTGGAGAATATTGTGAATACCGAATCGTATGGGATTGGTATCAGGGTAATTTCGAATGGCAGCTGGGGGTTTGCGGCAACCGACAAAATGGACAAAGATAGTATTGCCAAAGCAGCTGAACTGGCGGTAACTATTGCCAAAGAAAATGCCCGTTTGTTAAGAGAGCCTGTAAAGTTGGCGCCACAAAAAGGATATGGTGAGGTAAGCTGGAAAGCGCCGATTGAAAAAAATACTTTTGAGGTACCCGTAAAAGAAAAGGTAGATTTATTGCTGGCGGTGAACGATGCGGCGATGAAAGGCGGTGCAGATTACATTAATTCCATCTTATTTGCAGTAAATGAACAAAAATATTTTGCATCTACCGACGGTTCTTATATCGATCAGGATATCCATCGCATCTGGCCCACTTTTTTTATCACTAAAATAGATAAGGCAACAGGTAAGTTCGAAACGAGAAATGCATTGAGTGCACCTACTGGCAAGGGATACGAATACCTGGATGCAAGGCCACAGGATAAAATACAAACAGCGTCGGGCACGCTTTATAAAGGCAGGTACGATATGCTTGAAGATGCTACTCAGGGAGCCAGGCAGTTGGGTGAAAAAATGAAGGCAAAATCAGTAGAGCCAGGTAAGTATGATCTGGTATTGGATCCTTCACACTTATGGTTAACCATACACGAGTCTTGCGGTCACCCAACCGAGCTTGATCGCGTATTGGGCTATGAAGCCAATTATGCAGGAACCAGTTTCCTGACACTTGACAAATGGGAATCTAAAAAATTTAATTATGGCAGCAAAGAAGTAAATATTACTGCCGATAAAACTGAAGTCGGATCATTAGGAGCTGTTGGTTACGATGATGAAGGCGTAAAGTGCGGAAAATGGGATGTAATTAAAGACGGTATATTGGTAAATTACCAGGCCATCAGAGATCAGGCGCACATATTAGGTTTAAATGCTTCACAAGGCTGTTGTTATGCCGATAACTGGAGCAGTGTGCAGTTTCAGCGTATGGCCAACATTTCACTGCAGCCGGGCAAAGCCAAACTGAGTATAGCCGATCAGATCAAAAATGTTGAAAAAGGCATTTACATTGTGGGTGATGGGTCTTTCTCGATCGATCAGCAACGTTATAACTTTCAGTTCGGCGGTCAGCTTTATTACGAAATTAAAGATGGCAAAATCGCAGGCATGCTTAAAGATGTAGCCTATCAGGCCAATACCCAGGAATTCTGGAATTCGTGCGTGGCTATCTGCGATGAAAGCGATTACCGCTTAGGCGGCTCTTTTTTCGATGGTAAAGGTCAGCCTGGTCAGGTGAGTGCTGTATCCCACGGATCGGCAACCACACGTTTTAATAAAGTTAATGTCATCAACACCGCTAGAAAAATCTGA
- a CDS encoding hypothetical protein (product_source=Hypo-rule applied) has product MECWYCFPKNKKPSISSVNHDAGCTSSILYEVNMDDFLERNAVRFLYVSPALRFIPMKYRGCRFDQGYGLGVVARKPI; this is encoded by the coding sequence ATGGAATGCTGGTATTGCTTTCCTAAAAACAAGAAGCCATCAATCAGTAGTGTTAATCATGATGCAGGTTGCACCAGTAGTATATTATACGAAGTAAATATGGACGATTTTTTGGAGCGCAATGCCGTTCGCTTTTTGTATGTTAGTCCTGCTCTTCGCTTTATCCCGATGAAATATCGGGGATGCCGCTTCGATCAGGGCTATGGACTTGGGGTTGTGGCACGGAAACCGATATAG
- a CDS encoding hypothetical protein (product_source=Hypo-rule applied), with protein sequence MLYPDEISGCRFDQGYGLGAMAQKTDIVAELAKLNLIERMPFFMAEGRAGRN encoded by the coding sequence TTGCTTTATCCCGATGAAATATCGGGATGCCGCTTCGATCAGGGCTATGGACTTGGGGCTATGGCACAGAAAACCGACATAGTAGCAGAATTGGCTAAACTAAACCTGATCGAACGAATGCCATTTTTCATGGCAGAAGGCAGAGCAGGAAGAAACTAA
- a CDS encoding hypothetical protein (product_source=Hypo-rule applied; cleavage_site_network=SignalP-noTM) has protein sequence MKKFTLCLKISLLSAFCMFLCAFSDPETITQSIDFLQKTFTDHYDNSQESDQVKRYELNVTNNGFCRYKRYFNNGKTEYFAFKLSKFKDMDYYGTTTSGKLYIHTKGDDVIVQTYKDRGGDVDSMATQVVIPLKNMEAEDLNLIRDNLNKINAEVLISQKP, from the coding sequence ATGAAAAAGTTTACACTCTGCTTGAAAATATCCCTTCTTTCGGCTTTTTGTATGTTTTTATGTGCTTTTTCCGACCCCGAAACCATAACGCAATCGATCGATTTTCTTCAAAAAACCTTTACCGATCATTACGATAACAGTCAGGAAAGCGATCAGGTAAAGCGTTATGAGCTAAATGTTACCAACAATGGCTTTTGCCGCTACAAGCGTTATTTTAATAACGGTAAAACAGAGTATTTCGCATTTAAGCTCTCGAAATTTAAAGATATGGATTATTATGGTACCACCACTTCGGGCAAATTGTATATCCATACCAAAGGTGACGATGTAATTGTGCAGACCTATAAAGACAGGGGAGGAGATGTAGACTCGATGGCTACGCAAGTAGTTATTCCGTTAAAAAATATGGAAGCTGAAGATTTGAACCTGATCCGAGATAACCTGAATAAAATTAATGCAGAGGTTTTAATATCTCAGAAGCCATAA
- a CDS encoding hypothetical protein (product_source=Hypo-rule applied; cath_funfam=3.40.50.1000), translated as MSFSPQSRVWIYQSDRKFTSTEESEILNKLAAFTNQWKAHGNELLAKAEIRYGFFIILTVDESQAGVTGCSIDSSVRLIKEIEQEYHVDLFNRFNIAYKVNGEVVVNSKEDFETLVNIKQVTPETIVFNNMVQNMAELESKWEVPFQNSWHSTVFAHLL; from the coding sequence ATGAGTTTTTCTCCACAATCAAGAGTTTGGATATACCAAAGCGATCGCAAATTTACTTCTACTGAAGAAAGTGAGATCTTAAACAAATTAGCAGCTTTTACTAACCAGTGGAAAGCACATGGAAATGAATTGCTTGCAAAAGCAGAAATCCGCTATGGCTTTTTTATTATCCTCACGGTAGACGAAAGTCAGGCAGGCGTTACCGGTTGCTCTATTGATAGCTCTGTTCGCTTAATTAAAGAAATTGAACAGGAATACCATGTAGACCTTTTTAACCGTTTCAATATTGCCTACAAAGTAAATGGAGAAGTTGTAGTAAACAGCAAAGAAGATTTTGAAACTTTGGTCAATATCAAACAGGTAACGCCAGAAACGATTGTGTTTAACAATATGGTTCAGAACATGGCAGAGCTGGAAAGTAAATGGGAAGTTCCGTTCCAAAATAGCTGGCATTCTACTGTTTTTGCCCATTTATTGTAA
- a CDS encoding uncharacterized protein YciI (product_source=COG2350; cath_funfam=3.30.70.1060; cog=COG2350; pfam=PF03795; superfamily=54909) produces MFIVDLKYIVPLTELDEHMDAHIQYLKKYYKKNIFVASGRKVPRTGGIILALAKDEEALKKILMEDPFYKHRLADFSITQFLTSQYHSDLESLLGK; encoded by the coding sequence ATGTTCATTGTAGATCTTAAATATATTGTTCCGCTAACTGAGTTGGATGAACATATGGACGCCCATATCCAATATTTAAAGAAGTACTATAAAAAAAACATTTTTGTTGCCTCGGGCAGAAAAGTACCCCGAACCGGTGGAATCATTTTAGCCCTGGCAAAGGATGAAGAGGCGTTAAAAAAAATCCTGATGGAAGATCCTTTCTACAAACACAGGCTAGCCGATTTCTCCATTACCCAATTCTTAACCTCACAATATCACTCAGATCTCGAATCACTTTTAGGAAAATAA
- a CDS encoding hypothetical protein (product_source=Hypo-rule applied; pfam=PF05170,PF13502; superfamily=47473; transmembrane_helix_parts=Inside_1_6,TMhelix_7_29,Outside_30_803) produces MKRWLKISLKIISVIVVLIILTWLAGAFYISRNKKEVLASILSQLNKNLNGKITATSMEPTLLKSFPGVSVSLNGVLLRDSLWNQHKHDLLKAQDIDVSLNVLSLIVGNINIKQIAINNASIYIYTDSTGYSNTSIFKSKPKTDKKSSPKSSALEVKKIDFNKVSLILDNKKRFKLFNFDIDQIQGRMQYPDSGWTGKIKLMTKVNSFAFNTRKGSFLKDKTLDGTLNAHYSRDMDAVILSPEVLNIGGHPFKIGAKIELDKSAFAISIAVDDILFRDVALLLSPNISSKLLKFGIEKPIDIRGNIVDDGSGKYGDPLIKVGITVRDNVVSIPAGKLTACNFDGSFTNRDTVGGIIGDENSSIKFHRLRAKYFNAPLKIDTFTVNNLSRPIATGLVTSQFPLSNLNNSLGTNDFEFKNGTANLRLYCKADIDNFRFTKPVVSGKVQIADADILYIPRKLHLVKSALNINFNQNDLSIQNGHFQLGKSELNVNCSIANFANLYYTAPEKILVNLKMSSPQLYLKEFLPFLGPRTAKKKSSGNKQVVSKELSNVLELSKMNIRLTVDKAIYDNFLAKNLDADISLRGGGIFFNKISVAHAGGQLSLNGNIMQEAASNSFKINSKISHVSVKDFFYSFDNFGQNTITNKNLKGYLSALANISGKISHTGKILPRSINGRVVFNLNNAALVNFDPMVKVGKFAFANRNLSNVEIKNLDGTLNVRGDKVEISPMQVNSSALNFNVKGTYALGYGTNVEMDIPLRDPKGDENLTRSEKREARMRGIVLHLKAVDDEKGGIKIRWNKDHD; encoded by the coding sequence ATGAAGCGCTGGCTCAAAATCTCTTTAAAAATTATATCGGTTATTGTTGTTCTGATTATCCTCACCTGGTTGGCTGGAGCATTTTATATCAGTAGAAATAAAAAAGAAGTACTCGCTTCTATCCTATCACAGCTCAATAAAAATTTAAACGGAAAAATTACCGCGACAAGTATGGAGCCAACACTCCTGAAAAGTTTTCCCGGGGTTTCGGTATCCTTAAACGGCGTTTTACTGAGAGATAGTTTATGGAACCAACATAAACACGATCTTTTAAAAGCGCAGGATATAGATGTATCGCTAAATGTACTTTCGCTCATTGTGGGTAACATCAACATTAAACAAATCGCCATTAATAATGCTTCCATTTATATCTACACCGATTCTACTGGCTATAGCAATACCAGTATTTTTAAAAGCAAGCCTAAAACAGATAAAAAATCGTCACCAAAATCTTCCGCTTTAGAAGTCAAAAAAATAGATTTTAATAAGGTTAGCCTGATATTAGATAACAAAAAGAGGTTCAAATTATTCAATTTCGATATTGATCAGATCCAGGGCAGAATGCAATATCCTGATAGCGGATGGACAGGTAAAATCAAGTTAATGACGAAAGTGAACAGTTTCGCCTTTAATACCCGAAAAGGTAGCTTTTTGAAGGACAAGACGCTTGATGGAACATTAAATGCACATTATAGCCGTGACATGGATGCGGTAATCCTGAGTCCCGAAGTCCTGAACATTGGCGGACACCCTTTTAAAATCGGCGCTAAAATAGAATTAGATAAATCTGCTTTTGCCATTAGCATAGCTGTTGATGATATTTTATTCAGAGATGTTGCCTTACTCTTATCGCCTAATATCTCTTCCAAACTCTTAAAGTTCGGCATAGAAAAACCGATCGATATCCGGGGAAATATTGTTGACGACGGATCAGGGAAATACGGAGATCCCTTGATCAAAGTAGGCATAACCGTTCGGGATAATGTAGTTTCTATTCCGGCAGGTAAATTAACGGCTTGTAATTTTGATGGTTCCTTTACCAATCGGGATACCGTTGGCGGTATTATTGGTGATGAAAATTCATCCATCAAATTCCACAGGCTTAGGGCAAAATATTTTAATGCACCGCTTAAAATCGACACTTTCACAGTGAATAATTTATCACGACCGATTGCTACCGGATTGGTAACCTCACAATTTCCCCTATCCAATTTAAACAATTCATTAGGCACGAACGATTTTGAATTTAAAAATGGAACAGCCAACCTGAGGTTATATTGCAAGGCTGATATTGATAATTTCAGATTTACCAAACCTGTTGTTTCAGGTAAAGTACAGATTGCCGATGCCGATATCCTTTACATCCCCCGGAAGCTTCATCTGGTAAAAAGTGCTTTAAACATCAACTTCAACCAGAATGATTTATCGATACAGAACGGGCATTTCCAGTTAGGCAAAAGCGAGCTTAATGTAAACTGTAGCATAGCCAATTTTGCCAACCTGTATTATACTGCTCCCGAAAAAATATTGGTGAACTTAAAAATGTCGAGCCCTCAACTCTACCTAAAAGAGTTCTTACCTTTCTTAGGACCAAGAACAGCGAAGAAAAAATCGAGCGGAAACAAACAAGTGGTTTCCAAAGAGCTGAGCAATGTGCTGGAGCTTTCGAAAATGAATATCCGTTTAACCGTTGATAAAGCCATTTATGATAATTTTCTCGCCAAAAATCTCGATGCCGACATTTCTTTGCGTGGCGGAGGGATTTTCTTCAACAAAATAAGTGTGGCACATGCGGGTGGTCAGTTATCACTGAATGGAAATATTATGCAGGAAGCCGCCTCAAATAGCTTTAAAATCAATTCAAAAATCAGCCATGTGAGTGTTAAAGATTTCTTTTATTCATTTGATAACTTCGGCCAGAATACCATCACCAACAAAAATTTAAAGGGTTATTTATCAGCGTTGGCTAACATTTCCGGAAAAATATCGCATACGGGAAAAATTCTTCCACGATCGATAAACGGTAGAGTAGTATTTAATCTAAACAACGCAGCCCTGGTTAATTTCGACCCCATGGTTAAGGTAGGAAAATTTGCCTTTGCCAACAGGAACTTATCAAACGTAGAAATCAAAAACCTTGATGGAACACTTAACGTGCGTGGTGATAAAGTAGAAATCAGTCCGATGCAGGTAAACTCAAGCGCGTTAAACTTTAATGTAAAAGGCACCTATGCTTTAGGATATGGCACAAATGTAGAGATGGACATCCCGCTGAGAGACCCTAAAGGTGATGAAAACCTAACCAGATCAGAAAAAAGAGAAGCCCGAATGCGCGGCATAGTATTACACCTAAAAGCTGTTGATGATGAAAAAGGTGGAATAAAAATCAGGTGGAATAAGGATCACGACTAA
- a CDS encoding monofunctional biosynthetic peptidoglycan transglycosylase (product_source=KO:K03814; cath_funfam=1.10.3810.10; cog=COG0744; ko=KO:K03814; pfam=PF00912; superfamily=53955; tigrfam=TIGR02070; transmembrane_helix_parts=Inside_1_68,TMhelix_69_88,Outside_89_283) — MYNKGLPREFCILALFFDDKKNALYRPSAFPIFRPFNYLCAMAKTRTSRTKSKSKHPLLKKITNIATKVFLYFLLVSVFWVIALRFINPPITLLMVLRNIERKADGKSFKTEKKWVKFEDMSDNMKRAAVSAEDQLFLKHIGFDMKAIEKAFASNAKGKKVKGGSTISQQTAKNVFLWPGRSWIRKGFEAYFTLLIELFWSKERILEVYLNVIEMGDGIYGAEAAAQAYYGKSCTKLTRKQAALIASCFPNPRRWTPKNATPYIRHRQYLILRNMNRLGPLDF; from the coding sequence ATGTACAATAAGGGTTTACCACGAGAATTTTGCATTTTGGCGTTGTTTTTCGATGATAAAAAAAACGCATTATACCGGCCCTCTGCATTTCCCATCTTCCGTCCCTTTAATTACCTTTGCGCCATGGCGAAAACGCGGACAAGCAGAACCAAAAGCAAATCAAAACACCCCCTTCTAAAGAAGATTACCAATATTGCTACGAAAGTATTTTTATATTTTCTGCTGGTTTCTGTGTTTTGGGTAATCGCGCTGCGCTTTATCAATCCGCCTATTACACTTTTAATGGTGCTACGGAACATTGAACGTAAAGCAGATGGTAAGTCTTTTAAAACAGAAAAAAAGTGGGTGAAATTCGAGGATATGTCTGATAATATGAAAAGGGCTGCGGTATCTGCCGAAGATCAGCTCTTTTTAAAACATATCGGTTTTGATATGAAAGCCATTGAAAAAGCTTTTGCCAGTAATGCCAAAGGGAAAAAGGTAAAGGGTGGAAGTACCATTTCGCAACAAACAGCTAAAAACGTTTTCTTGTGGCCTGGCCGGTCGTGGATAAGAAAAGGTTTTGAAGCTTATTTTACTTTACTCATAGAACTGTTCTGGAGCAAAGAAAGAATATTGGAAGTTTACCTGAACGTAATAGAAATGGGCGATGGGATTTATGGCGCCGAAGCCGCCGCCCAAGCTTATTATGGTAAATCCTGTACAAAACTGACCAGGAAACAGGCCGCTTTAATTGCTTCCTGTTTTCCAAACCCCAGAAGGTGGACGCCCAAAAATGCAACCCCATACATCAGGCACCGTCAATATCTGATTTTAAGAAATATGAATAGGTTAGGGCCGCTGGATTTCTAA
- a CDS encoding hypothetical protein (product_source=Hypo-rule applied; pfam=PF06439; superfamily=55856), whose protein sequence is MKKLGYLFLAVTLWSCSTTKNINNRSEKWITLFNGKDIKDWNVKIHHHDYNVNYGNTFRVEDGTIQVRYDQYGDFNDQFGHLYYKTPFSYYHLKLKYRFVGELQKGAPSYTLRNSGVMFHSQDPKTMPKEQDWPISIEMQFLGGLSDGRPPPYRKHVFTRYGDFLQWQ, encoded by the coding sequence ATGAAAAAACTAGGCTATCTCTTTCTTGCTGTTACACTATGGAGTTGCAGTACAACCAAGAATATCAATAACAGATCTGAAAAGTGGATAACACTTTTTAACGGGAAAGACATTAAAGATTGGAACGTTAAAATCCACCATCATGATTACAATGTAAACTACGGAAATACCTTTAGGGTTGAAGATGGGACAATACAGGTCCGATATGATCAATATGGCGATTTCAATGATCAGTTTGGTCATCTTTATTACAAAACACCCTTCTCTTACTATCATCTAAAATTAAAATACCGTTTTGTTGGCGAGTTGCAAAAAGGTGCGCCAAGTTATACTTTGCGTAATAGCGGGGTGATGTTCCATTCTCAAGATCCGAAAACCATGCCTAAAGAACAGGATTGGCCAATTTCGATCGAGATGCAGTTTTTGGGCGGTTTGAGCGATGGCCGTCCCCCGCCCTACCGGAAACATGTGTTCACCAGGTACGGAGATTTTTTACAATGGCAGTAA
- a CDS encoding hypothetical protein (product_source=Hypo-rule applied; pfam=PF06439): MCSPGTEIFYNGSKFPGHCLDSKSKTYDGDQWVSAELIVMGDSVVKHIINGDTVLQYNKPQIGGGVANRFDPKIKIDGKALTQGFIALQSEGQPVDFKDIQIMELPHHHNKKSN, translated from the coding sequence ATGTGTTCACCAGGTACGGAGATTTTTTACAATGGCAGTAAGTTCCCGGGGCATTGTCTGGATTCGAAATCAAAAACATACGATGGCGACCAGTGGGTATCTGCCGAGCTTATTGTAATGGGCGATTCGGTTGTAAAACATATTATTAATGGTGATACCGTATTGCAGTATAACAAGCCACAAATTGGCGGAGGCGTAGCTAACCGTTTTGATCCGAAAATTAAAATTGATGGAAAAGCACTTACACAAGGTTTTATTGCCTTACAAAGTGAAGGACAGCCAGTTGATTTTAAAGATATCCAGATTATGGAGCTTCCGCACCATCATAACAAAAAATCCAATTAA